From the genome of Spirosomataceae bacterium TFI 002, one region includes:
- a CDS encoding alpha-1,2-mannosidase, putative, which yields MNKVFIRIFTCILLLSFHNSFCQTQKARPVDLVYPLLDAANSRWFFFNSASRPFGLVNLSPDNAINADWNAGYRYNLDSIKCFSHLHGWQLSGVPVLPTTGNFKGHLGPDTYGSTNTHDNEVVQVGYHKVFLDAYKITAELTSTTRVGFHKYTYPKSKESQILFDLSTFLGPSDTDKGGIKKVSNTEIEGYALMGTTARRPKTLTVYFVAQFDKPFESLKGWRNGKLEELVNGKIDGERIGAYVNFATKSGEVRKMKVGISYVSEEQARININSELTHWDFEKCVADSQQDWNSWLSKIEIEGGTETEQRRFYTDLWHGLQGRRIISDVNGKYIDNTGPSPRIGQIPLNENGKPKFNHYNSDSYWGAQWTLNSLWHLVYPEVSEEFVNSMLLMYDDGGLIPRGPAGGNYTYVMTGASSTPFITSAYLKGITGFDIKKAYEGMRKNHFPGGLLSKAGYEHNTFKGGGIEHYIEKGYIPHPLSNKRYGYHQDGSAQTLENAYQDFTLAQLAKKIGKNEDYELFTKRASNYKNIWNPNIGWMWNRTLDGKWQEPVDILLYDNGWVEGNAAQYTWWVPHDVNGLANLIGGREAFTEKLNSSFEKAQKHDFASGKSHDKETTKKLRRVYINYGNQPCIPTAYLFNFSGAPWLTQYWTRQVTDKMYSGISPNFGYSGDEDQGLMGSLAVLMKTGLFSTNGGTSEVPYYEISSPIFNKITFNLNPNYYSGGKFTIEAKNNNSSNVFIQSAQLNGKALDRPWLLHETVVNGGKLILDMGKNPNKEWGSKSEQAPPSMTMN from the coding sequence ATGAATAAGGTTTTTATAAGAATTTTTACTTGCATTCTATTATTGAGTTTTCACAATTCGTTTTGTCAAACTCAAAAAGCCCGACCCGTGGATTTAGTTTATCCTTTATTGGATGCGGCAAATTCGAGATGGTTCTTTTTCAATTCAGCATCTAGGCCATTTGGGTTGGTAAACTTAAGCCCAGATAATGCGATCAATGCAGATTGGAATGCTGGGTACAGGTACAATTTGGATAGTATTAAATGTTTTAGCCATTTGCATGGTTGGCAGTTATCAGGAGTGCCAGTACTGCCAACAACTGGTAATTTTAAGGGTCATTTAGGGCCAGATACGTACGGATCCACTAATACCCACGATAACGAAGTTGTTCAAGTAGGGTATCACAAGGTATTTTTGGATGCCTACAAAATAACTGCTGAACTCACTTCCACTACAAGAGTTGGTTTTCATAAGTATACCTATCCTAAGTCAAAAGAGAGTCAAATACTATTTGATTTGAGTACGTTTTTAGGGCCATCTGATACTGATAAAGGTGGTATCAAGAAAGTAAGTAATACGGAGATAGAGGGATATGCATTGATGGGTACTACTGCCAGAAGACCCAAAACACTTACTGTTTATTTTGTAGCACAGTTTGATAAACCATTTGAAAGTTTAAAAGGCTGGCGAAATGGCAAATTAGAAGAACTTGTAAATGGAAAAATTGATGGAGAGCGTATTGGAGCTTATGTGAATTTTGCAACAAAATCTGGAGAAGTTAGGAAAATGAAAGTGGGGATTTCGTACGTAAGTGAGGAGCAAGCGAGAATTAATATTAATTCAGAATTAACACATTGGGATTTTGAAAAATGCGTAGCCGATAGCCAGCAAGATTGGAATTCTTGGCTAAGCAAAATAGAGATAGAAGGGGGTACCGAGACAGAGCAAAGACGATTTTATACCGACTTGTGGCATGGCCTTCAGGGGCGTAGAATTATTTCGGATGTAAATGGAAAGTACATTGACAATACCGGTCCTAGTCCTCGTATTGGCCAAATTCCTTTGAATGAAAATGGTAAACCAAAGTTTAACCACTACAATTCTGATTCTTACTGGGGAGCTCAATGGACTTTAAATTCACTATGGCATTTGGTTTATCCTGAAGTGTCGGAAGAATTTGTGAATTCGATGCTATTAATGTACGATGACGGTGGTCTCATTCCAAGAGGGCCAGCTGGTGGAAATTATACCTATGTAATGACTGGAGCATCTAGCACGCCTTTTATAACAAGTGCTTACCTAAAAGGAATCACAGGTTTTGATATTAAAAAAGCTTACGAAGGAATGCGTAAGAATCACTTTCCAGGAGGACTCTTGAGTAAGGCTGGTTATGAGCACAATACCTTCAAGGGCGGAGGGATAGAGCATTACATAGAGAAAGGGTACATTCCTCACCCTTTGAGCAATAAACGTTATGGCTATCACCAAGATGGTTCGGCACAAACTTTAGAAAATGCATATCAGGATTTTACCCTAGCTCAATTGGCTAAGAAAATAGGTAAAAACGAAGATTACGAGTTATTTACAAAAAGAGCATCAAACTATAAAAACATTTGGAACCCAAACATTGGCTGGATGTGGAATAGAACACTTGATGGAAAATGGCAAGAACCAGTTGATATTTTGTTGTATGATAATGGCTGGGTAGAAGGCAACGCAGCCCAATACACATGGTGGGTTCCTCATGATGTAAACGGATTGGCAAACCTGATCGGTGGGAGAGAGGCTTTCACTGAAAAATTGAATAGTTCTTTTGAAAAGGCACAGAAACACGATTTCGCTTCTGGGAAATCTCACGATAAAGAAACGACCAAAAAGTTACGTAGGGTTTATATCAACTATGGCAACCAGCCATGTATCCCTACTGCTTATTTGTTTAATTTTTCAGGTGCTCCATGGCTCACTCAATATTGGACAAGGCAAGTGACAGACAAGATGTACAGCGGAATTTCGCCGAACTTTGGATACAGTGGAGACGAAGATCAAGGACTCATGGGAAGTTTGGCAGTTTTGATGAAAACTGGACTATTCTCTACTAATGGTGGTACATCGGAAGTTCCTTATTATGAAATCAGTAGCCCTATTTTTAATAAAATCACTTTTAACTTAAACCCCAATTATTATTCAGGTGGAAAGTTTACGATTGAAGCAAAGAATAATAATTCGAGCAATGTATTTATTCAATCAGCACAATTGAATGGTAAGGCACTGGATCGTCCTTGGCTTTTGCATGAAACTGTGGTAAATGGTGGAAAGTTAATTTTGGACATGGGAAAAAATCCTAATAAAGAATGGGGAAGTAAGTCAGAGCAAGCACCACCATCTATGACCATGAATTAA